In a genomic window of Babylonia areolata isolate BAREFJ2019XMU chromosome 3, ASM4173473v1, whole genome shotgun sequence:
- the LOC143280471 gene encoding replication protein A 32 kDa subunit-B-like, with protein sequence MWSDQGGFNQDGGFEGQGGFSSPGGFGTPQPAEEKRGRSRAQNLVPVTVAQIFNASNTDDRFFSGNLEISQIAVIGLIRSVKESQTRVDYEIDDMTGPVLQVRHFSDQDENLPDDQREEPLRENTYVRVCGHVRSFQGKRNVVAFKVLPVVDMNELTCHMLEIIRAHAAANMVDNSVGGGNAMSTSAGAPRAGDYSGSTNFPGMSSLHSQIATIIKNNTTDVGASVADVSKHLRGVPEKAIREAVEFLSGEGHIYSTIDDDHFKATDG encoded by the exons ATGTGGAGTGATCAGGGAG GTTTTAATCAGGATGGTGGATTCGAGGGACAAGGAGGTTTTTCTTCACCAGGTGGCTTTGGGACGCCACAGCCTGCAGAAGAAAAGAGG ggAAGGTCAAGAGCACAGAATCTAGTTCCTGTCACTGTGGCGCAGATTTTCAATGCATCCAACACAGATGACAGGTTTTTCTCTGGAAACCTTGAAATATCTCAG ATTGCTGTGATTGGTCTAATCCGATCAGTGAAGGAATCTCAGACAAGGGTTGATTATGAAATTGATGACATGACTGGACCTGTATTGCAAGTTAGACACTTCAGTGACCAAGAT GAAAATCTTCCCGATGACCAGCGAGAGGAACCTTTGCGGGAAAACACATACGTTCGAGTGTGTGGTCATGTGAGATCGTTCCAAGGAAAGAGAAACGTGGTGGCCTTCAAAGTGTTACCTGTTGTAGACATGAACGAGTTGACATGCCACATGTTGGAGATCATAAGGGCACATGCTGCAGCAAATATG GTTGACAACAGTGTAGGTGGAGGCAATGCAATGAGCACTTCTGCAGGAGCACCTCGCGCTGGTGATTATTCTGGGTCCACCAACTTTCCTGGCATGTCGTCACTACACAGTCAG ATTGCCACCATTATCAAAAACAACACGACAGATGTGGGTGCAAGTGTTGCGGATGTGTCCAAACATCTGAGAGGTGTGCCAGAGAAAGCCATTAGAGAAGCTGTGGAATTTCTGAGTGGGGAAGGACATATCTATTCAACGATTGACGACGATCACTTCAAAGCCACTGACGGCTGA